From Streptomyces yatensis, one genomic window encodes:
- a CDS encoding ROK family transcriptional regulator, with protein MSSPPAVESFPANTSAAAQIFTTVLSQGPLTRMEVARRAGLSAAAVTKAVRPLIEAGYLVEDVDEDARPALGRPANLVRVDGGRALFIGVKVTGDKIIGVLTDLCCRILVARHMPLAARDPKAVLGSATELVRELLIEADGLGVRVAGLGMAVSGDVDRAEGVVRYSPFLEWRDVPLAELAAMTTGLPVTVDNDVRALTVAEQWFGAGVGLSGFAVVTVGAGIGCGLVVHGRVVAGAHGVAGEIGHVTVDPAGPRCHCGNRGCVEAIASDDAIVRQMRAATGVQVADAVQAAGLAHDGVAGAREIYARAGDAIGRGIATVANLLGPERVIISGEGLAAYDLFADHIRAAFAAAAFGSAARCDVRTRPLPFDEWARGAAATAIQSFIRSDANQHIRGAAMTQHA; from the coding sequence ATGTCCTCGCCCCCTGCCGTCGAGTCGTTCCCCGCGAACACGTCGGCCGCCGCGCAGATCTTCACCACGGTCCTGTCCCAGGGCCCGCTCACCCGTATGGAAGTGGCCCGGCGGGCGGGGCTGTCGGCCGCGGCCGTCACCAAGGCGGTCCGTCCCCTGATCGAGGCCGGCTACCTGGTGGAGGACGTGGACGAGGACGCGCGCCCGGCGCTCGGGCGGCCCGCGAACCTGGTGCGGGTGGACGGCGGCCGTGCGCTGTTCATCGGGGTCAAGGTGACCGGAGACAAGATCATCGGTGTGCTCACCGACCTGTGCTGCCGGATCCTGGTGGCCCGCCACATGCCCCTCGCCGCCCGGGACCCCAAGGCGGTGCTGGGGTCGGCCACCGAACTCGTACGGGAACTGCTCATCGAGGCGGACGGCCTCGGTGTGCGCGTCGCGGGTCTGGGCATGGCGGTCTCCGGTGACGTGGACCGCGCCGAGGGCGTCGTGCGCTACTCGCCCTTCCTGGAATGGCGCGATGTCCCGCTCGCCGAACTCGCCGCCATGACCACGGGGCTGCCGGTCACCGTCGACAACGACGTGCGCGCGCTGACCGTGGCCGAGCAGTGGTTCGGGGCGGGCGTGGGACTGTCCGGCTTCGCCGTCGTGACGGTCGGCGCGGGCATCGGCTGCGGCCTCGTGGTCCACGGCAGGGTGGTCGCCGGGGCCCACGGCGTGGCCGGCGAGATCGGCCACGTCACCGTCGACCCGGCGGGCCCCCGCTGCCACTGCGGCAACCGCGGCTGTGTGGAGGCCATCGCGAGCGACGACGCCATCGTCCGTCAGATGCGCGCGGCCACGGGGGTCCAGGTGGCCGACGCGGTCCAGGCCGCCGGGCTGGCCCACGACGGCGTCGCCGGCGCACGGGAGATCTACGCACGGGCGGGCGACGCCATCGGCCGTGGCATCGCCACCGTGGCCAATCTGCTCGGCCCCGAACGCGTGATCATCTCCGGCGAGGGCCTGGCCGCCTACGACCTGTTCGCCGACCACATCCGTGCCGCCTTCGCCGCGGCGGCCTTCGGCTCCGCGGCGCGGTGCGATGTGCGGACCCGGCCGCTGCCCTTCGACGAATGGGCCCGTGGCGCCGCGGCCACCGCCATCCAGTCCTTCATCAGGTCGGACGCGAACCAGCACATCCGAGGAGCAGCCATGACGCAGCACGCCTGA
- a CDS encoding SRPBCC family protein, whose protein sequence is MNTIEETVEVAVPVRTAYNQWTQFKSFPRFMSAVKRVEQIRPAITHWVIRCGPVRCAFQAEIVHQRPDSLVVWRCLQRRPSHWGEASFRPTAPDRAQVTVRIQSAPGKVASLLTHASSGLTARVVQRELGHFKEFIEGLGEETGAWRGSIHNGHVQPTEPEPPRSRVARWPVG, encoded by the coding sequence ATGAACACCATCGAAGAGACGGTCGAGGTCGCGGTCCCGGTACGCACTGCCTACAACCAATGGACCCAGTTCAAGAGCTTTCCGCGGTTCATGTCCGCGGTGAAGCGGGTCGAGCAGATCAGACCCGCGATCACCCACTGGGTCATCCGGTGCGGCCCGGTGCGCTGTGCGTTCCAGGCCGAGATCGTGCACCAGCGGCCGGACTCCTTGGTGGTGTGGCGTTGCCTCCAGCGCCGCCCCTCCCACTGGGGTGAGGCGTCGTTCCGCCCCACGGCACCGGACCGCGCCCAGGTCACCGTGCGCATACAGAGCGCTCCGGGCAAAGTCGCGTCCCTCCTCACCCACGCATCCTCCGGGCTCACCGCCCGTGTGGTCCAAAGGGAACTCGGGCACTTCAAGGAGTTCATCGAGGGTCTGGGCGAGGAGACCGGTGCCTGGCGGGGGTCCATCCACAACGGGCACGTACAGCCGACGGAGCCGGAACCGCCGAGAAGCCGGGTTGCTCGCTGGCCCGTGGGCTGA
- a CDS encoding MFS transporter, which produces MAVHTEAADARTAGDRDAAPVPGTAPKEPLTGFHIRVTATTFGANFSDGYALGVIGAVLPALGTDMHLSGVWQGLLGASALIGLFFGSILLGRVADVIGRQKLYLYNFVLIAVASAAQFWAHSPLVLFLLRLAIGFGLGADYAVGPTLLSEFVPSRLRGVLLGSLTVLWTVGYVLANVLGTYIPINGTSAYWLLASGAVPALLVLLLRIGIPESPSWLAARGRAAEAAKIRRTYLGQSEATAADAEAAAAKQPPAARYRELFAPGQATKTWFGVIFYSAQVLPYFAIYTFMPQILATLRISGADPQNLVLNLALLLGGVIGLWPVQRLGRRPFTIGTFTILTLCLAAMAVLSGASSGALMVPFLIYTFVMAGASTITQVYPAELFPTALRGSGVGFLNGTSRVASALGTFVLPVSLSHFGAGWSMGWMALVLLLGTVVSLAWAPETRDTLTAEDLHH; this is translated from the coding sequence GTGGCAGTGCACACGGAGGCGGCGGACGCGCGGACGGCGGGGGACCGGGATGCGGCGCCTGTGCCGGGCACCGCCCCGAAGGAACCGCTCACCGGCTTCCACATCCGGGTGACGGCCACCACCTTCGGGGCGAACTTCTCCGACGGCTACGCCCTCGGGGTCATCGGCGCGGTGCTGCCCGCGCTCGGCACCGATATGCACCTGTCCGGCGTCTGGCAAGGCCTGCTCGGCGCCTCCGCCCTGATCGGCCTGTTCTTCGGCAGCATCCTGCTGGGGCGGGTGGCCGACGTCATCGGGCGCCAGAAGCTGTACCTGTACAACTTCGTCCTGATCGCCGTCGCCTCCGCCGCCCAGTTCTGGGCCCACAGCCCGCTGGTCCTCTTCCTGCTCCGGCTGGCGATCGGCTTCGGTCTGGGCGCCGACTACGCCGTCGGCCCGACCCTGCTCTCCGAGTTCGTCCCCAGCCGGCTGCGCGGCGTTCTCCTGGGCTCCCTCACCGTGCTGTGGACCGTCGGCTACGTCCTCGCCAACGTCCTGGGCACCTACATCCCGATCAACGGCACCTCCGCGTACTGGCTGCTGGCCAGCGGAGCGGTGCCCGCTCTGCTGGTGCTGCTGCTGCGGATCGGTATCCCCGAATCCCCGAGCTGGCTGGCCGCCCGCGGCCGGGCCGCCGAGGCCGCGAAGATCCGCCGCACCTACCTGGGGCAGTCCGAGGCCACCGCCGCCGACGCGGAGGCCGCGGCCGCGAAGCAGCCGCCCGCCGCCCGGTACCGCGAGCTCTTCGCCCCCGGTCAGGCGACCAAGACCTGGTTCGGCGTCATCTTCTACAGCGCCCAGGTGCTGCCCTACTTCGCCATCTACACCTTCATGCCGCAGATCCTGGCCACCTTGCGGATCTCCGGCGCCGACCCCCAGAACCTGGTGCTCAACCTGGCCCTGCTGCTCGGCGGGGTGATCGGACTGTGGCCGGTGCAGCGCCTGGGGCGCAGGCCGTTCACCATCGGCACCTTCACGATCCTCACGCTCTGTCTGGCGGCGATGGCCGTACTCAGCGGCGCCTCCAGCGGGGCGCTGATGGTCCCCTTCCTGATCTACACCTTCGTCATGGCCGGTGCCTCCACCATCACCCAGGTCTATCCGGCCGAGCTCTTCCCCACCGCGCTGCGCGGCTCCGGGGTCGGCTTCCTCAACGGCACCAGCAGGGTGGCTTCCGCCCTCGGCACCTTCGTGCTGCCGGTCAGCCTGAGCCACTTCGGCGCGGGGTGGTCGATGGGCTGGATGGCGCTGGTGCTGTTGCTCGGCACGGTCGTCAGCCTGGCCTGGGCGCCGGAGACGCGTGACACTCTCACCGCCGAGGACCTCCACCACTGA
- a CDS encoding LysR family transcriptional regulator: MELRTLRYFVAVAEELHFGRAAVRLHMSQPPLSRAIKQLETELGAALLRRSSAGVALTPVGAVLLDEARALLDQADRVRVRVAAAAGAATVTVGLLADSADPAATRLAGAYNRRHPGVEVHIRETDLTDPTCGLHAGLVDIALTRGPFDETGLTVHELRTDPVGALLRTDDPLARRDSLKLADLADRRWFRFPEGTDPLWQSYWNGGEPRQGPVVRGVQECLQAVLWNGTVGMTLVGHEPAAGLTVVPLIDMPPSRVVAAWNGDDTNPLIRSFVQIAIAAYRH; the protein is encoded by the coding sequence ATGGAGCTACGGACACTGCGCTATTTCGTGGCGGTCGCCGAGGAACTCCACTTCGGCCGGGCGGCCGTTCGGCTGCATATGAGCCAGCCGCCGCTGAGCCGGGCGATCAAGCAGCTGGAGACCGAACTCGGTGCCGCGCTGCTTCGCCGGTCGTCAGCCGGCGTCGCGCTCACTCCGGTGGGGGCGGTGCTGCTGGACGAGGCGCGCGCCCTGCTCGACCAGGCCGACCGGGTACGCGTGCGCGTCGCCGCCGCGGCCGGCGCCGCCACCGTCACCGTGGGCCTCCTGGCCGACAGCGCCGACCCGGCCGCGACCCGGCTGGCCGGCGCCTACAACCGGCGGCACCCGGGCGTCGAGGTGCACATCCGCGAGACCGACCTGACCGATCCCACCTGCGGGCTGCACGCCGGGCTGGTCGACATCGCCCTGACCCGCGGGCCGTTCGACGAGACCGGCCTGACCGTGCACGAGTTGCGCACCGACCCGGTGGGCGCGCTGCTGCGCACCGACGATCCGCTGGCCCGCCGCGACAGCCTGAAACTGGCCGACCTCGCCGACCGCCGCTGGTTCCGGTTCCCGGAGGGCACCGACCCCCTCTGGCAGTCGTACTGGAACGGCGGGGAGCCTCGTCAGGGCCCGGTGGTGCGCGGCGTCCAGGAATGCCTGCAGGCCGTTCTGTGGAACGGCACGGTCGGCATGACCCTCGTGGGCCACGAACCGGCGGCGGGGCTCACCGTGGTGCCGCTGATCGACATGCCCCCGAGCCGTGTGGTGGCGGCGTGGAACGGGGACGACACGAATCCACTGATCCGCTCCTTCGTCCAGATCGCCATCGCCGCCTACCGCCACTGA
- a CDS encoding DoxX family protein, which translates to MNVAYWIVAGLLALFYLYGGGVKVVRSRERLRPMMAWVDTTPMPAVRAIGVIEVLGAIGLILPPLTGIAPWLALAAAIGFVVLQLGATRVHLSRGDRQITLNFTLLIAAAVAIWPATTWL; encoded by the coding sequence GTGAACGTCGCCTATTGGATCGTCGCCGGCCTGCTCGCTCTCTTCTACCTCTACGGGGGCGGGGTGAAGGTGGTCCGGAGCCGTGAGCGGCTCCGGCCGATGATGGCCTGGGTGGACACCACGCCGATGCCGGCCGTCCGGGCCATCGGGGTGATCGAAGTGCTCGGCGCGATCGGGCTGATCCTCCCGCCGCTGACCGGCATCGCGCCCTGGCTGGCCCTGGCCGCGGCCATCGGGTTCGTGGTCCTCCAACTCGGCGCGACCAGGGTCCATCTGAGCCGCGGAGACCGTCAGATCACTCTCAACTTCACGCTGCTCATCGCCGCGGCCGTGGCCATCTGGCCGGCGACGACATGGCTGTGA
- a CDS encoding alpha-galactosidase D, which yields MPVRGLRTVVVMALAAGFATAVPAAQAQPGDNKATPAAPAGPAAAAAKPYMGWTSWSMQSSKYPGLNPNGDYSYLTEANVLKQTDAMAAKLKKYGYEYVNIDAGWWRDYAWTPEFDEYGRQKADPVRFPSGMKAVADHIHSKGLKAGIYLPVGLEKEAYGGGKVPIWKAEGCTTADIVYDDLRTTNGWDSAYKIDFSHPCAQKYIDSQARMFADWGYDFLKLDGVGPGSFKSGDNYNNVADVAAWQKAIAATGRPIHLELSWSLDIGHAADWKKYSNGWRIDTDVECYCNTLVSWENSVDDRWSDAPAWTRHAGPGGWNDLDSLDVGNGEMDGLTKAERQSYATLWAIAKSPLYTGDDLTRLDSYGLSLLTNREVIAVNQSGNAPAKPVTPSDPQQVWAARNSDGTYTVALFNLADKPASVTADWSTLGFTGKAAVRDLWNHESLGSHSDKITQALPAHGSRLFTVTPRGDALTWTGIEAESSANTLSGNASVADCPACSDGHKVGNLYTGGKLTFNNVVVDKAGTYQIKVAYVSGDARSVAVSANGGGATSHAFPSTGDWSTVSSVHVPVALKAGSNTITFDSGSGYAPDIDRIDVPKSS from the coding sequence ATGCCCGTACGCGGTCTGAGAACCGTCGTCGTCATGGCCCTCGCCGCGGGCTTCGCCACCGCCGTCCCGGCGGCACAGGCACAGCCCGGCGACAACAAGGCCACCCCGGCAGCCCCGGCGGGCCCCGCCGCTGCCGCCGCCAAGCCCTATATGGGCTGGACCAGTTGGAGCATGCAGTCATCGAAGTACCCGGGCCTCAACCCGAACGGCGACTACAGCTACCTCACCGAGGCGAACGTCCTCAAGCAGACCGACGCCATGGCCGCCAAGCTGAAGAAGTACGGCTACGAGTACGTCAACATCGACGCGGGCTGGTGGCGCGACTACGCGTGGACGCCGGAGTTCGACGAGTACGGCCGGCAGAAGGCCGATCCGGTGCGCTTCCCCAGTGGCATGAAGGCGGTCGCCGACCATATCCACTCCAAGGGTCTCAAGGCCGGTATCTACCTGCCCGTCGGCCTGGAGAAGGAGGCGTACGGCGGGGGCAAGGTGCCGATCTGGAAGGCCGAGGGGTGCACCACCGCCGACATCGTCTACGACGACCTGCGCACCACCAACGGCTGGGACAGCGCGTACAAGATTGATTTCTCCCATCCCTGCGCCCAGAAGTACATCGACTCCCAGGCGCGGATGTTCGCAGACTGGGGCTATGACTTCCTCAAGCTCGACGGTGTGGGTCCGGGCTCCTTCAAGAGCGGCGACAACTACAACAACGTCGCCGACGTGGCCGCCTGGCAGAAGGCGATCGCCGCCACCGGTCGCCCCATTCACCTGGAGCTGTCCTGGTCCCTGGACATCGGACACGCCGCCGACTGGAAGAAGTACTCCAACGGCTGGCGCATCGACACCGACGTCGAGTGCTACTGCAACACGCTCGTCAGCTGGGAGAACTCCGTGGACGACCGCTGGAGTGACGCCCCCGCCTGGACCCGGCACGCCGGTCCCGGCGGCTGGAACGACCTCGACTCCCTCGACGTGGGCAACGGCGAGATGGACGGCCTGACCAAGGCCGAGCGACAGAGCTACGCCACGTTGTGGGCCATCGCCAAGTCCCCGCTCTACACCGGCGACGACCTGACCCGGCTGGATTCCTACGGCCTGTCCCTGCTGACCAACCGCGAGGTCATCGCCGTCAACCAGAGCGGCAACGCGCCCGCGAAGCCGGTCACCCCGTCCGACCCGCAGCAGGTGTGGGCCGCGAGGAACAGCGACGGCACCTACACGGTCGCCCTGTTCAACCTCGCCGACAAGCCCGCCTCGGTGACCGCCGACTGGTCGACGCTCGGCTTCACGGGCAAGGCCGCCGTCCGGGATCTGTGGAACCACGAGAGCCTCGGCAGCCACAGTGACAAGATCACCCAGGCCCTGCCCGCCCACGGCTCCCGCCTCTTCACGGTCACCCCGCGCGGCGACGCGCTCACCTGGACCGGCATCGAGGCCGAGTCGTCCGCGAACACCCTCAGTGGCAACGCCTCCGTCGCCGACTGCCCGGCCTGCTCCGACGGCCACAAGGTGGGCAACCTCTACACCGGCGGCAAGCTGACCTTCAACAACGTGGTCGTCGACAAGGCCGGCACCTACCAGATCAAGGTCGCCTACGTCAGCGGCGACGCCCGCTCCGTCGCCGTCTCGGCCAACGGCGGGGGCGCCACGAGCCACGCCTTCCCCTCGACCGGCGACTGGTCCACCGTCAGCAGTGTCCACGTACCGGTGGCGCTGAAGGCGGGCTCCAACACCATCACCTTCGACAGCGGTTCCGGCTACGCGCCGGACATCGACCGGATCGACGTACCGAAGTCCTCCTGA
- a CDS encoding alpha-galactosidase, with translation MPTISHAPDTGVWLLTTPRTSYALRIDDTGAPCHLAWGPRLTLPEAEELAVPAGEAPSSFEGRPPVGEELPVDGGTRYGTPSLQVRYADGSRGFEWQPTGHRLRRPSDGVHELSLEFRDRHYPLRVALHYRVRDDTDVIERWTVLSNDGDEHLSLVRADSAAWSLPATADYRLSHVTGQWSAESQLRREHLPYGETVLTSRRGITSHHAAPWVMVDAGDATEEHGRVFGAALAWSGSWRLTVQRTPDGRAGFSGGVGHEGTCVPLAPGEEFTTPAFAGLFTDGGFGAASRAWHAYTLNHVLPHGHEVAPVLYNSWEATGFDVAEANQKALAERAAALGVELYVVDDGWFGARRGDHAGLGDWTPAQDRFPEGLGPLADTVHRLGMRFGIWVEPEMVNPDSDLYRAHPDWVLHTPGRARSELRNQLVLNFARDDVADWAYGWLTRLVADHGIDFLKWDMNRAFSEAGWPGPPDGNDRLWTGYVANLYGVLDRLRADHAGLRIETCSGGGGRVDLGILTRTDQAWVSDNTDAVDRLVIQHGFGQLHPARTMSAWVTDVPHQLTSRTVPLRFRFHVAMCGLLGIGGDLARWSEEELAEGAELVAEYKRVRHLVQYGALYRLSGPHGESPTVVQYAAEDGAETLVLAWQRGPRHGVPRLPVRLRGLTPGARYRDTRTGEVHHATVLAAYGFHPDLRPGDWASTTVHLVRVEQDDA, from the coding sequence ATGCCGACGATCTCCCATGCCCCGGACACCGGGGTCTGGCTGCTGACCACTCCCCGTACGTCATACGCCCTGCGCATCGACGATACGGGCGCGCCCTGCCACCTCGCCTGGGGGCCGCGGCTGACGCTGCCGGAGGCGGAGGAGCTGGCCGTGCCCGCCGGGGAGGCGCCGAGCAGCTTCGAGGGACGGCCCCCGGTGGGCGAGGAGTTGCCGGTCGACGGCGGCACCCGCTACGGCACGCCCTCCCTCCAGGTGCGCTACGCGGACGGCTCCCGCGGCTTCGAGTGGCAGCCGACCGGACACCGCCTGCGCAGGCCGTCCGACGGTGTCCATGAACTCTCGCTGGAATTCCGCGACCGCCACTACCCGCTGCGCGTCGCCCTCCACTACAGGGTGCGGGACGACACGGATGTCATCGAGCGCTGGACGGTGCTGAGCAACGACGGCGACGAGCACCTCAGCCTGGTCCGGGCCGACTCGGCCGCCTGGTCCCTGCCGGCGACGGCCGACTACCGGCTCAGTCATGTCACCGGCCAGTGGTCCGCGGAGAGCCAGCTGCGCCGCGAACACCTGCCGTACGGGGAGACCGTGCTGACCAGCCGGCGTGGCATCACCAGCCACCACGCCGCTCCCTGGGTGATGGTGGACGCGGGCGACGCGACCGAGGAGCACGGCCGGGTGTTCGGCGCGGCCCTCGCCTGGAGCGGGAGCTGGCGCCTCACCGTCCAGCGCACACCGGACGGACGCGCCGGGTTCTCCGGCGGCGTCGGCCACGAGGGCACCTGCGTGCCGCTCGCGCCGGGCGAGGAATTCACCACGCCCGCGTTCGCCGGGCTGTTCACGGACGGCGGGTTCGGCGCGGCGAGCCGGGCCTGGCACGCCTACACGCTCAACCACGTCCTGCCGCACGGGCACGAGGTGGCGCCCGTGCTGTACAACTCCTGGGAGGCCACCGGCTTCGACGTGGCCGAGGCGAACCAGAAGGCGCTGGCCGAGCGGGCAGCGGCCCTGGGCGTGGAGCTGTACGTCGTCGACGACGGCTGGTTCGGGGCCCGGCGCGGCGACCACGCGGGGCTCGGCGACTGGACCCCCGCCCAGGACCGCTTCCCCGAGGGCCTCGGCCCCCTGGCCGACACGGTGCACCGCCTGGGCATGCGCTTCGGCATCTGGGTGGAGCCGGAGATGGTCAACCCCGACAGCGACCTCTACCGCGCGCACCCCGACTGGGTCCTGCACACCCCCGGCCGGGCCCGCAGCGAACTGCGCAACCAGCTCGTGCTGAACTTCGCCCGCGACGACGTCGCCGACTGGGCCTACGGCTGGCTGACCCGGCTGGTCGCGGACCATGGCATCGACTTCCTCAAGTGGGACATGAACCGCGCCTTCAGCGAGGCCGGCTGGCCCGGCCCCCCGGACGGCAACGACCGGCTGTGGACGGGCTATGTGGCCAATCTGTACGGCGTCCTCGACCGGCTGCGGGCCGACCATGCCGGGCTGCGCATCGAGACGTGCAGCGGCGGTGGCGGACGCGTCGATCTGGGCATCCTCACCCGTACGGACCAGGCGTGGGTGTCGGACAACACCGACGCGGTCGACCGCCTGGTCATCCAGCACGGCTTCGGTCAACTCCACCCGGCGCGCACGATGTCCGCCTGGGTGACGGACGTGCCCCACCAACTCACCTCCCGCACCGTGCCGTTGCGGTTCCGCTTCCACGTGGCCATGTGCGGGCTGCTGGGCATCGGCGGCGATCTGGCCCGCTGGTCGGAGGAGGAACTCGCCGAGGGCGCCGAGCTGGTGGCCGAATACAAGCGGGTGCGCCACCTCGTCCAGTACGGCGCCCTGTACCGGCTGTCCGGGCCGCACGGCGAGTCGCCGACCGTGGTGCAGTACGCCGCCGAGGACGGCGCCGAGACGCTGGTACTGGCCTGGCAGCGCGGCCCGCGCCACGGAGTCCCGCGGCTGCCGGTGCGGCTGCGTGGGCTCACCCCCGGCGCCCGCTACCGCGACACCCGCACCGGTGAGGTGCACCATGCCACCGTGCTCGCCGCGTACGGATTCCATCCGGACCTCCGGCCCGGCGACTGGGCCAGTACAACCGTACACCTGGTCAGGGTGGAGCAGGACGACGCCTGA
- a CDS encoding cupin domain-containing protein — protein MADPAVSVVGPDDGETIVLGTTRLRILEDGRNTGHRLGIAESVLAPHTPGPPQHRHAEHDEGFYVISGTVRFTVGEQDYDATAGTLVMVPPGAPHTFANTTDQPAVMLSTFTPDLYVRYFRELQDMIAGGQALTPQANIQVMRRYATEPATDFDQRTEPAS, from the coding sequence ATGGCCGACCCCGCCGTATCGGTGGTCGGCCCGGACGACGGCGAGACGATCGTCCTGGGCACCACACGACTGCGCATCCTCGAAGACGGCCGTAACACCGGGCACCGCCTCGGCATCGCCGAATCCGTCCTCGCGCCGCACACCCCCGGACCGCCGCAACACCGCCACGCCGAGCACGACGAGGGTTTCTACGTCATCTCCGGCACGGTGCGGTTCACGGTCGGGGAACAGGACTACGACGCGACCGCGGGCACGCTCGTGATGGTGCCTCCCGGCGCCCCGCACACCTTCGCCAACACGACCGACCAACCGGCGGTCATGCTCAGCACCTTCACACCGGACCTGTATGTGCGGTACTTCCGGGAGCTGCAGGACATGATCGCCGGCGGCCAGGCGCTGACCCCGCAGGCGAACATTCAGGTGATGCGCCGTTACGCCACCGAGCCCGCCACCGACTTCGATCAGCGGACGGAGCCGGCATCGTGA
- a CDS encoding LamG-like jellyroll fold domain-containing protein, translating into MCSPRQTHEPQPGTRRRTFLRTTGLAGAGVAMTGLELAPPAAAAPASGATGVPAWHPDPESPRFTLAVMPDTQYLFDGESIHPAPVEASFRYLLNHAREENIVFLSHLGDLTEHGKVTEFGPISGAFRLLDERGAAYSVVAGNHDLDSSTDDQRGRTPYLDAFGPRRFRSSPSFRGASPDGYNTYHTFSAAGREWLVLALDWRPSAKGIAWAREVIAHHPRTPVILTTHELVYADHEGEEASFSDHGQWLWDELIADHDQIFLTLNGHYWPPARTVRKNTMGHDVHLHITNYQDRYYGGAGMIRLYQFDLARHTIDVRTLSPWILDRADDHLNELERGEIERTGPQDYFSVPIDFERRFAGFAPAAPRPARPASRLVIPGTVAYWRFDQGGRDGAPVEDTVRITDHSGRGNHLTKVAVPGSPADALTWSDDHHPDQPGHGSLVFQGDKSPLRGAYLRTADGAPLNGASFRSGYTVEAFLKLPADWDSGRNAWAALLGRRGRSGDAGKTGGDTEEPVVTLSLSDGHALQWAVYPLNQDGAVTNWSHELPLNTWWHGAVVNDGRHTTLYVNGCPVARNPSTPATGLTTLGLPWLLGGYEYGGKIDQIMRGWIGDVRLVDRALPVREFMTS; encoded by the coding sequence ATGTGCAGCCCCCGTCAGACCCATGAGCCGCAGCCCGGAACCCGCCGCCGTACCTTTCTGCGCACCACCGGACTCGCCGGCGCGGGCGTGGCCATGACCGGGCTGGAGCTGGCGCCGCCCGCCGCTGCCGCACCGGCATCCGGCGCCACGGGCGTGCCCGCCTGGCACCCCGACCCCGAAAGCCCCAGATTCACCCTCGCCGTCATGCCGGACACCCAGTACCTCTTCGACGGCGAGAGCATCCACCCGGCGCCGGTGGAGGCGTCCTTCCGCTATCTCCTCAACCACGCACGCGAGGAGAACATCGTCTTCCTGTCCCACCTCGGCGATCTCACCGAGCATGGGAAGGTCACCGAATTCGGGCCGATCAGCGGGGCGTTCCGCCTCCTGGACGAGCGGGGCGCCGCCTACAGCGTGGTGGCCGGAAACCACGACCTCGACTCGTCCACCGACGACCAGCGGGGCCGCACGCCCTATCTGGACGCCTTCGGCCCCCGGCGGTTCCGCTCCTCGCCCTCGTTCCGCGGCGCCAGCCCGGACGGCTACAACACGTACCACACCTTCTCCGCCGCGGGCCGGGAATGGCTGGTGCTCGCCCTGGACTGGCGCCCGTCCGCGAAGGGCATCGCCTGGGCCCGGGAGGTCATCGCCCACCACCCCAGGACTCCGGTCATCCTCACCACCCATGAGCTGGTCTACGCGGACCACGAGGGCGAGGAGGCGAGCTTCTCCGACCACGGACAGTGGCTGTGGGACGAACTGATAGCCGACCACGACCAGATATTCCTGACCCTCAACGGCCACTACTGGCCGCCCGCCCGCACCGTCCGCAAGAACACCATGGGCCACGACGTCCATCTGCACATCACCAACTACCAGGACCGCTACTACGGCGGCGCCGGGATGATCCGCCTCTACCAGTTCGACCTCGCCCGCCACACCATCGACGTCCGGACGCTCTCCCCGTGGATCCTGGACCGCGCCGATGACCACCTCAACGAGCTGGAGCGGGGCGAGATCGAACGCACCGGTCCCCAGGACTACTTCAGCGTCCCGATCGACTTCGAGCGGCGCTTCGCCGGGTTCGCCCCCGCCGCACCGCGGCCGGCCCGGCCCGCCTCGCGGCTGGTGATACCCGGTACGGTGGCCTACTGGCGGTTCGACCAGGGCGGCCGGGACGGCGCGCCCGTCGAGGACACCGTCCGGATCACCGATCACTCGGGGCGTGGCAACCACCTCACCAAGGTCGCCGTCCCCGGGAGCCCCGCCGACGCCCTCACCTGGTCCGATGACCACCACCCCGACCAGCCGGGACACGGCAGCCTGGTCTTCCAGGGCGACAAGTCCCCGCTGCGCGGCGCCTATCTGCGGACGGCCGACGGCGCCCCGTTGAACGGCGCCTCCTTCCGCTCCGGTTACACCGTCGAGGCGTTCCTCAAACTGCCCGCCGACTGGGACAGCGGACGCAACGCCTGGGCCGCGCTGCTCGGCCGGCGGGGCCGCAGCGGCGACGCCGGAAAGACCGGCGGTGACACGGAGGAGCCGGTGGTCACCCTCTCGCTGTCCGACGGCCATGCGCTCCAGTGGGCCGTCTATCCGCTGAACCAGGACGGCGCGGTCACCAACTGGAGCCATGAGCTGCCGCTGAACACGTGGTGGCATGGGGCGGTGGTGAACGACGGACGACACACCACGCTGTATGTGAACGGCTGCCCGGTGGCGCGCAATCCCTCAACCCCGGCGACCGGCCTCACCACCCTCGGGCTGCCCTGGCTGCTGGGCGGCTATGAGTACGGCGGGAAGATCGACCAGATCATGCGTGGCTGGATCGGCGACGTCCGCCTCGTGGACCGGGCACTCCCGGTGCGCGAATTCATGACCTCCTGA